In the Ptychodera flava strain L36383 chromosome 23 unlocalized genomic scaffold, AS_Pfla_20210202 Scaffold_23__1_contigs__length_28996876_pilon, whole genome shotgun sequence genome, ACAATACAAGTATCGTAATATCAAAATCGTTAGGAGAGCTCGGAAGatcacattttatttgcaaactttCATTATGAtataaaataacaataatattcAGCCGACCGATGATCGACAATcttccgagacgctgcacattCCCCTCAACTTCTTTCTCatacatttttttcctttttgctCGCAGACAAGCATACCAGCTGAAGATTACACCGAAGACACGGCCATCGCCAAAGGAGCCTTCGGCGTGGTTTACAAGATCCGTCACAATTACAGTGACGCCGTCTTTGCGATGAAAGAAGGCAAAGTAGACGCTCATCTAGTGTCGCCAATCAGCGAAGCTCTTGCAGTGCACACTGGGAGTGGTCACCCAAACATTCTCAAGTGTATCGAGCACTTTTACGATTCGAATATAAAGAAAATGTGTATCGTGACAGATTTCTGTGATGGCGGCAACCTGGAGAATTACATCATAGACACAGACCCTTCAGATCAAGTTACCCTTGCATTGATGAGACAAATGGCAGACGCTATCAGATTCGCCCATAAAAATGGAATCGTTCATGGTGATATCAAACCTGGAAATGTCCTGATTAAGGTGGAAAATAATGAGCCAATTGCCAAAATTGCTGACTTTGGTTTGGGGAAGATTACTGCGCCAAAATTGCTGACTTTGGTTTGGGGAAAATTACTGGCACCGTTTCACCACCGCCGCCTGAGTTTCCTCTGGAATCTTACATGACAGAAAGTGGgaggaaatacatgtatatggcgCCTGAAGTCTTCGAGGGATGCCACACTGAGAAAGTCGATGTGTTTTCATTAGGGGTGATATTCTGTGCCATACTGGAGCGCCTGGTGTTGAATATACCGGGACGTGGCCTGGAGCTTGTAATCATTTACGACAACGATATTCAGTTCCCGATAGGCCTCGTTCTTCAACAAAACCCGCACGCCGTCAGACTAGTCCTGCCGATGATCACCGTTCCAGGGGAAACTACGAGTCTGGT is a window encoding:
- the LOC139123846 gene encoding uncharacterized protein, yielding MTCHRYLAQRRLIRCIKTSIPAEDYTEDTAIAKGAFGVVYKIRHNYSDAVFAMKEGKVDAHLVSPISEALAVHTGSGHPNILKCIEHFYDSNIKKMCIVTDFCDGGNLENYIIDTDPSDQVTLALMRQMADAIRFAHKNGIVHGDIKPGNVLIKVENNEPIAKIADFGLGKITAPKLLTLVWGKLLAPFHHRRLSFLWNLT
- the LOC139123847 gene encoding serine/threonine-protein kinase PDIK1L-like — its product is MAPEVFEGCHTEKVDVFSLGVIFCAILERLVLNIPGRGLELVIIYDNDIQFPIGLVLQQNPHAVRLVLPMITVPGETTSLVEAMLYADNISRPSAEEVYKSLKLKSTTRCPNCSVL